In a single window of the Octopus sinensis linkage group LG1, ASM634580v1, whole genome shotgun sequence genome:
- the LOC115209260 gene encoding tripartite motif-containing protein 45 isoform X7 produces the protein MDDHADTAITGKAERRRNRRRLEVGSRYHTTAIDINDIMAATTTTGNKLAQEIHDEFLTCKICLEGFKNPKCLDCLHTFCEQCIENHVMSECTYKKYSDYREFTCPLCRKRTNLPIGGVKKLPDNFLVSSLGEVVARQRPSKFPFCDICKMVNRKHREASSKCLDCNKLLCKPCVELHKETKVTKSHSLFDVEIEKDIECKEHKEEVVRFYCEPCQACICVLCTFNEHKDHEITNFSDAVVKYKDSIQRLLESCKDRINVYDTQIDTLGRCDTLIKDAEQKIHDVAIAFIAEIRSKEKNLVEELHSLYGSEVMEYINRKVEMQSNLESLRNTCNLTELVLKGKDIELLLLKNQVQEKLSCLSEIELKELPNTVCKQILFTPGSIELGTIEDPDRPKPKVSMQPRRSLSAADYWREKSPTRAPPSSSTSTQTEKEDKSHKLREAAIQTDVEETPAPPGADDKSISTDKVETEEKAVNTRSRSLQSLTYQLQRNSKEGSPENNGEPQTPPEPQSSPVINRRHHRRRRERPRAMEVTPTEQYPTFANYQRKDPYDPDMW, from the coding sequence gAACCGCCGACGTCTTGAAGTTGGAAGTAGATATCACACAACTGCGATTGACATCAATGATATCATggctgccacaaccaccacaggaAATAAGTTAGCCCAGGAAATTCATGATGAATTTCTTACATGTAAGATCTGTCTGGAGGGCTTTAAAAACCCAAAATGTTTAGACTGCTTGCATACATTTTGTGAACAGTGTATTGAGAACCATGTTATGTCAGAATGCACGTATAAAAAATATAGTGACTATCGTGAATTCACATGTCCATTATGTCGGAAACGAACCAATCTTCCAATCGGTGGTGTGAAAAAACTTCCAGATAACTTTCTGGTCTCAAGTTTAGGAGAGGTGGTGGCACGACAAAGACCATCCAAGTTTCCATTCTGTGATATCTGTAAGATGGTAAATCGTAAACACAGAGAAGCATCATCAAAATGTTTAGACTGTAATAAGCTTCTCTGCAAACCATGCGTGGAATTGCATAAAGAAACGAAAGTCACCAAGTCTCACAGTCTTTTCGATGTGGAAATTGAAAAAGATATTGAATGCAAGGAACACAAGGAAGAAGTGGTTAGATTCTACTGTGAGCCATGCCAAGCTTGTATTTGTGTCCTCTGTACATTTAACGAACATAAGGACCATGAAATTACAAATTTCTCGGATGCTGTCGTTAAATATAAAGATAGTATACAacgtctcttggaatcttgcaaGGATCGTATTAATGTATATGATACTCAAATTGATACGCTTGGCAGATGTGACACTTTGATCAAAGATGCTGAACAAAAAATTCATGATGTAGCTATCGCTTTTATTGCTGAAATTCGATCTAAAGAGAAAAACTTGGTTGAAGAATTGCATTCATTGTATGGATCTGAGGTGATGGAATATATTAACAGAAAAGTGGAAATGCAATCAAATTTGGAAAGTCTGAGAAATACATGTAACTTGACAGAGTTAGTTCTGAAAGGGAAAGACATTGAACTGCTCCTGCTTAAAAATCAAGTGCAAGAAAAACTTTCATGTCTGTCGGAAATTGAGCTTAAGGAACTCCCTAATACAGTGTGCAAGCAAATTTTATTTACTCCGGGAAGTATAGAGCTGGGAACAATTGAAGATCCGGATCGGCCGAAACCAAAAGTATCGATGCAACCTCGTCGGTCTTTATCAGCGGCTGATTACTGGAGAGAAAAGTCCCCCACTAGAGCGCCGCCATCCTCTTCTACCTCGACGCAAACTGAAAAAGAAGACAAGAGCCATAAGCTGAGGGAAGCGGCAATACAGACGGATGTTGAGGAAACTCCAGCCCCACCTGGAGCCGATGATAAGTCCATCAGTACTGACAAAGTGGAGACTGAAGAGAAGGCTGTTAATACTCGATCCCGTAGTCTGCAGAGTTTAACCTATCAGCTTCAACGCAACTCCAAGGAAGGATCTCCGGAAAATAATGGTGAGCCACAAACACCCCCCGAGCCACAATCTTCTCCTGTCATCAATCGCCGACACCATCGACGCCGAAGAGAACGACCAAGAGCTATGGAG
- the LOC115209260 gene encoding tripartite motif-containing protein 45 isoform X8 has product MDDHADTAITGKAERRRNRRRLEVGSRYHTTAIDINDIMAATTTTGNKLAQEIHDEFLTCKICLEGFKNPKCLDCLHTFCEQCIENHVMSECTYKKYSDYREFTCPLCRKRTNLPIGGVKKLPDNFLVSSLGEVVARQRPSKFPFCDICKMVNRKHREASSKCLDCNKLLCKPCVELHKETKVTKSHSLFDVEIEKDIECKEHKEEVVRFYCEPCQACICVLCTFNEHKDHEITNFSDAVVKYKDSIQRLLESCKDRINVYDTQIDTLGRCDTLIKDAEQKIHDVAIAFIAEIRSKEKNLVEELHSLYGSEVMEYINRKVEMQSNLESLRNTCNLTELVLKGKDIELLLLKNQVQEKLSCLSEIELKELPNTVCKQILFTPGSIELGTIEDPDRPKPKVSMQPRRSLSAADYWREKSPTRAPPSSSTSTQTEKEDKSHKLREAAIQTDVEETPAPPGADDKSISTDKVETEEKAVNTRSRSLQSLTYQLQRNSKEGSPENNGEPQTPPEPQSSPVINRRHHRRRRERPRAMETNKTEKEDKSPSDDSKKKNCLLQ; this is encoded by the coding sequence gAACCGCCGACGTCTTGAAGTTGGAAGTAGATATCACACAACTGCGATTGACATCAATGATATCATggctgccacaaccaccacaggaAATAAGTTAGCCCAGGAAATTCATGATGAATTTCTTACATGTAAGATCTGTCTGGAGGGCTTTAAAAACCCAAAATGTTTAGACTGCTTGCATACATTTTGTGAACAGTGTATTGAGAACCATGTTATGTCAGAATGCACGTATAAAAAATATAGTGACTATCGTGAATTCACATGTCCATTATGTCGGAAACGAACCAATCTTCCAATCGGTGGTGTGAAAAAACTTCCAGATAACTTTCTGGTCTCAAGTTTAGGAGAGGTGGTGGCACGACAAAGACCATCCAAGTTTCCATTCTGTGATATCTGTAAGATGGTAAATCGTAAACACAGAGAAGCATCATCAAAATGTTTAGACTGTAATAAGCTTCTCTGCAAACCATGCGTGGAATTGCATAAAGAAACGAAAGTCACCAAGTCTCACAGTCTTTTCGATGTGGAAATTGAAAAAGATATTGAATGCAAGGAACACAAGGAAGAAGTGGTTAGATTCTACTGTGAGCCATGCCAAGCTTGTATTTGTGTCCTCTGTACATTTAACGAACATAAGGACCATGAAATTACAAATTTCTCGGATGCTGTCGTTAAATATAAAGATAGTATACAacgtctcttggaatcttgcaaGGATCGTATTAATGTATATGATACTCAAATTGATACGCTTGGCAGATGTGACACTTTGATCAAAGATGCTGAACAAAAAATTCATGATGTAGCTATCGCTTTTATTGCTGAAATTCGATCTAAAGAGAAAAACTTGGTTGAAGAATTGCATTCATTGTATGGATCTGAGGTGATGGAATATATTAACAGAAAAGTGGAAATGCAATCAAATTTGGAAAGTCTGAGAAATACATGTAACTTGACAGAGTTAGTTCTGAAAGGGAAAGACATTGAACTGCTCCTGCTTAAAAATCAAGTGCAAGAAAAACTTTCATGTCTGTCGGAAATTGAGCTTAAGGAACTCCCTAATACAGTGTGCAAGCAAATTTTATTTACTCCGGGAAGTATAGAGCTGGGAACAATTGAAGATCCGGATCGGCCGAAACCAAAAGTATCGATGCAACCTCGTCGGTCTTTATCAGCGGCTGATTACTGGAGAGAAAAGTCCCCCACTAGAGCGCCGCCATCCTCTTCTACCTCGACGCAAACTGAAAAAGAAGACAAGAGCCATAAGCTGAGGGAAGCGGCAATACAGACGGATGTTGAGGAAACTCCAGCCCCACCTGGAGCCGATGATAAGTCCATCAGTACTGACAAAGTGGAGACTGAAGAGAAGGCTGTTAATACTCGATCCCGTAGTCTGCAGAGTTTAACCTATCAGCTTCAACGCAACTCCAAGGAAGGATCTCCGGAAAATAATGGTGAGCCACAAACACCCCCCGAGCCACAATCTTCTCCTGTCATCAATCGCCGACACCATCGACGCCGAAGAGAACGACCAAGAGCTATGGAG
- the LOC115209260 gene encoding tripartite motif-containing protein 45 isoform X12, with product MDDHADTAITGKAERRRNRRRLEVGSRYHTTAIDINDIMAATTTTGNKLAQEIHDEFLTCKICLEGFKNPKCLDCLHTFCEQCIENHVMSECTYKKYSDYREFTCPLCRKRTNLPIGGVKKLPDNFLVSSLGEVVARQRPSKFPFCDICKMVNRKHREASSKCLDCNKLLCKPCVELHKETKVTKSHSLFDVEIEKDIECKEHKEEVVRFYCEPCQACICVLCTFNEHKDHEITNFSDAVVKYKDSIQRLLESCKDRINVYDTQIDTLGRCDTLIKDAEQKIHDVAIAFIAEIRSKEKNLVEELHSLYGSEVMEYINRKVEMQSNLESLRNTCNLTELVLKGKDIELLLLKNQVQEKLSCLSEIELKELPNTVCKQILFTPGSIELGTIEDPDRPKPKVSMQPRRSLSAADYWREKSPTRAPPSSSTSTQTEKEDKSHKLREAAIQTDVEETPAPPGADDKSISTDKVETEEKAVNTRSRSLQSLTYQLQRNSKEGSPENNGHANRTISNVCQLSEKRPL from the coding sequence gAACCGCCGACGTCTTGAAGTTGGAAGTAGATATCACACAACTGCGATTGACATCAATGATATCATggctgccacaaccaccacaggaAATAAGTTAGCCCAGGAAATTCATGATGAATTTCTTACATGTAAGATCTGTCTGGAGGGCTTTAAAAACCCAAAATGTTTAGACTGCTTGCATACATTTTGTGAACAGTGTATTGAGAACCATGTTATGTCAGAATGCACGTATAAAAAATATAGTGACTATCGTGAATTCACATGTCCATTATGTCGGAAACGAACCAATCTTCCAATCGGTGGTGTGAAAAAACTTCCAGATAACTTTCTGGTCTCAAGTTTAGGAGAGGTGGTGGCACGACAAAGACCATCCAAGTTTCCATTCTGTGATATCTGTAAGATGGTAAATCGTAAACACAGAGAAGCATCATCAAAATGTTTAGACTGTAATAAGCTTCTCTGCAAACCATGCGTGGAATTGCATAAAGAAACGAAAGTCACCAAGTCTCACAGTCTTTTCGATGTGGAAATTGAAAAAGATATTGAATGCAAGGAACACAAGGAAGAAGTGGTTAGATTCTACTGTGAGCCATGCCAAGCTTGTATTTGTGTCCTCTGTACATTTAACGAACATAAGGACCATGAAATTACAAATTTCTCGGATGCTGTCGTTAAATATAAAGATAGTATACAacgtctcttggaatcttgcaaGGATCGTATTAATGTATATGATACTCAAATTGATACGCTTGGCAGATGTGACACTTTGATCAAAGATGCTGAACAAAAAATTCATGATGTAGCTATCGCTTTTATTGCTGAAATTCGATCTAAAGAGAAAAACTTGGTTGAAGAATTGCATTCATTGTATGGATCTGAGGTGATGGAATATATTAACAGAAAAGTGGAAATGCAATCAAATTTGGAAAGTCTGAGAAATACATGTAACTTGACAGAGTTAGTTCTGAAAGGGAAAGACATTGAACTGCTCCTGCTTAAAAATCAAGTGCAAGAAAAACTTTCATGTCTGTCGGAAATTGAGCTTAAGGAACTCCCTAATACAGTGTGCAAGCAAATTTTATTTACTCCGGGAAGTATAGAGCTGGGAACAATTGAAGATCCGGATCGGCCGAAACCAAAAGTATCGATGCAACCTCGTCGGTCTTTATCAGCGGCTGATTACTGGAGAGAAAAGTCCCCCACTAGAGCGCCGCCATCCTCTTCTACCTCGACGCAAACTGAAAAAGAAGACAAGAGCCATAAGCTGAGGGAAGCGGCAATACAGACGGATGTTGAGGAAACTCCAGCCCCACCTGGAGCCGATGATAAGTCCATCAGTACTGACAAAGTGGAGACTGAAGAGAAGGCTGTTAATACTCGATCCCGTAGTCTGCAGAGTTTAACCTATCAGCTTCAACGCAACTCCAAGGAAGGATCTCCGGAAAATAATG
- the LOC115209260 gene encoding tripartite motif-containing protein 45 isoform X15, with amino-acid sequence MDDHADTAITGKAERRRNRRRLEVGSRYHTTAIDINDIMAATTTTGNKLAQEIHDEFLTCKICLEGFKNPKCLDCLHTFCEQCIENHVMSECTYKKYSDYREFTCPLCRKRTNLPIGGVKKLPDNFLVSSLGEVVARQRPSKFPFCDICKMVNRKHREASSKCLDCNKLLCKPCVELHKETKVTKSHSLFDVEIEKDIECKEHKEEVVRFYCEPCQACICVLCTFNEHKDHEITNFSDAVVKYKDSIQRLLESCKDRINVYDTQIDTLGRCDTLIKDAEQKIHDVAIAFIAEIRSKEKNLVEELHSLYGSEVMEYINRKVEMQSNLESLRNTCNLTELVLKGKDIELLLLKNQVQEKLSCLSEIELKELPNTVCKQILFTPGSIELGTIEDPDRPKPKVSMQPRRSLSAADYWREKSPTRAPPSSSTSTQTEKEDKSHKLREAAIQTDVEETPAPPGADDKSISTDKVETEEKAVNTRSRSLQSLTYQLQRNSKEGSPENNVTFS; translated from the coding sequence gAACCGCCGACGTCTTGAAGTTGGAAGTAGATATCACACAACTGCGATTGACATCAATGATATCATggctgccacaaccaccacaggaAATAAGTTAGCCCAGGAAATTCATGATGAATTTCTTACATGTAAGATCTGTCTGGAGGGCTTTAAAAACCCAAAATGTTTAGACTGCTTGCATACATTTTGTGAACAGTGTATTGAGAACCATGTTATGTCAGAATGCACGTATAAAAAATATAGTGACTATCGTGAATTCACATGTCCATTATGTCGGAAACGAACCAATCTTCCAATCGGTGGTGTGAAAAAACTTCCAGATAACTTTCTGGTCTCAAGTTTAGGAGAGGTGGTGGCACGACAAAGACCATCCAAGTTTCCATTCTGTGATATCTGTAAGATGGTAAATCGTAAACACAGAGAAGCATCATCAAAATGTTTAGACTGTAATAAGCTTCTCTGCAAACCATGCGTGGAATTGCATAAAGAAACGAAAGTCACCAAGTCTCACAGTCTTTTCGATGTGGAAATTGAAAAAGATATTGAATGCAAGGAACACAAGGAAGAAGTGGTTAGATTCTACTGTGAGCCATGCCAAGCTTGTATTTGTGTCCTCTGTACATTTAACGAACATAAGGACCATGAAATTACAAATTTCTCGGATGCTGTCGTTAAATATAAAGATAGTATACAacgtctcttggaatcttgcaaGGATCGTATTAATGTATATGATACTCAAATTGATACGCTTGGCAGATGTGACACTTTGATCAAAGATGCTGAACAAAAAATTCATGATGTAGCTATCGCTTTTATTGCTGAAATTCGATCTAAAGAGAAAAACTTGGTTGAAGAATTGCATTCATTGTATGGATCTGAGGTGATGGAATATATTAACAGAAAAGTGGAAATGCAATCAAATTTGGAAAGTCTGAGAAATACATGTAACTTGACAGAGTTAGTTCTGAAAGGGAAAGACATTGAACTGCTCCTGCTTAAAAATCAAGTGCAAGAAAAACTTTCATGTCTGTCGGAAATTGAGCTTAAGGAACTCCCTAATACAGTGTGCAAGCAAATTTTATTTACTCCGGGAAGTATAGAGCTGGGAACAATTGAAGATCCGGATCGGCCGAAACCAAAAGTATCGATGCAACCTCGTCGGTCTTTATCAGCGGCTGATTACTGGAGAGAAAAGTCCCCCACTAGAGCGCCGCCATCCTCTTCTACCTCGACGCAAACTGAAAAAGAAGACAAGAGCCATAAGCTGAGGGAAGCGGCAATACAGACGGATGTTGAGGAAACTCCAGCCCCACCTGGAGCCGATGATAAGTCCATCAGTACTGACAAAGTGGAGACTGAAGAGAAGGCTGTTAATACTCGATCCCGTAGTCTGCAGAGTTTAACCTATCAGCTTCAACGCAACTCCAAGGAAGGATCTCCGGAAAATAATG
- the LOC115209260 gene encoding tripartite motif-containing protein 45 isoform X13: protein MDDHADTAITGKAERRRNRRRLEVGSRYHTTAIDINDIMAATTTTGNKLAQEIHDEFLTCKICLEGFKNPKCLDCLHTFCEQCIENHVMSECTYKKYSDYREFTCPLCRKRTNLPIGGVKKLPDNFLVSSLGEVVARQRPSKFPFCDICKMVNRKHREASSKCLDCNKLLCKPCVELHKETKVTKSHSLFDVEIEKDIECKEHKEEVVRFYCEPCQACICVLCTFNEHKDHEITNFSDAVVKYKDSIQRLLESCKDRINVYDTQIDTLGRCDTLIKDAEQKIHDVAIAFIAEIRSKEKNLVEELHSLYGSEVMEYINRKVEMQSNLESLRNTCNLTELVLKGKDIELLLLKNQVQEKLSCLSEIELKELPNTVCKQILFTPGSIELGTIEDPDRPKPKVSMQPRRSLSAADYWREKSPTRAPPSSSTSTQTEKEDKSHKLREAAIQTDVEETPAPPGADDKSISTDKVETEEKAVNTRSRSLQSLTYQLQRNSKEGSPENNDKQNGERG, encoded by the coding sequence gAACCGCCGACGTCTTGAAGTTGGAAGTAGATATCACACAACTGCGATTGACATCAATGATATCATggctgccacaaccaccacaggaAATAAGTTAGCCCAGGAAATTCATGATGAATTTCTTACATGTAAGATCTGTCTGGAGGGCTTTAAAAACCCAAAATGTTTAGACTGCTTGCATACATTTTGTGAACAGTGTATTGAGAACCATGTTATGTCAGAATGCACGTATAAAAAATATAGTGACTATCGTGAATTCACATGTCCATTATGTCGGAAACGAACCAATCTTCCAATCGGTGGTGTGAAAAAACTTCCAGATAACTTTCTGGTCTCAAGTTTAGGAGAGGTGGTGGCACGACAAAGACCATCCAAGTTTCCATTCTGTGATATCTGTAAGATGGTAAATCGTAAACACAGAGAAGCATCATCAAAATGTTTAGACTGTAATAAGCTTCTCTGCAAACCATGCGTGGAATTGCATAAAGAAACGAAAGTCACCAAGTCTCACAGTCTTTTCGATGTGGAAATTGAAAAAGATATTGAATGCAAGGAACACAAGGAAGAAGTGGTTAGATTCTACTGTGAGCCATGCCAAGCTTGTATTTGTGTCCTCTGTACATTTAACGAACATAAGGACCATGAAATTACAAATTTCTCGGATGCTGTCGTTAAATATAAAGATAGTATACAacgtctcttggaatcttgcaaGGATCGTATTAATGTATATGATACTCAAATTGATACGCTTGGCAGATGTGACACTTTGATCAAAGATGCTGAACAAAAAATTCATGATGTAGCTATCGCTTTTATTGCTGAAATTCGATCTAAAGAGAAAAACTTGGTTGAAGAATTGCATTCATTGTATGGATCTGAGGTGATGGAATATATTAACAGAAAAGTGGAAATGCAATCAAATTTGGAAAGTCTGAGAAATACATGTAACTTGACAGAGTTAGTTCTGAAAGGGAAAGACATTGAACTGCTCCTGCTTAAAAATCAAGTGCAAGAAAAACTTTCATGTCTGTCGGAAATTGAGCTTAAGGAACTCCCTAATACAGTGTGCAAGCAAATTTTATTTACTCCGGGAAGTATAGAGCTGGGAACAATTGAAGATCCGGATCGGCCGAAACCAAAAGTATCGATGCAACCTCGTCGGTCTTTATCAGCGGCTGATTACTGGAGAGAAAAGTCCCCCACTAGAGCGCCGCCATCCTCTTCTACCTCGACGCAAACTGAAAAAGAAGACAAGAGCCATAAGCTGAGGGAAGCGGCAATACAGACGGATGTTGAGGAAACTCCAGCCCCACCTGGAGCCGATGATAAGTCCATCAGTACTGACAAAGTGGAGACTGAAGAGAAGGCTGTTAATACTCGATCCCGTAGTCTGCAGAGTTTAACCTATCAGCTTCAACGCAACTCCAAGGAAGGATCTCCGGAAAATAATG
- the LOC115209260 gene encoding tripartite motif-containing protein 45 isoform X11, with protein sequence MDDHADTAITGKAERRRNRRRLEVGSRYHTTAIDINDIMAATTTTGNKLAQEIHDEFLTCKICLEGFKNPKCLDCLHTFCEQCIENHVMSECTYKKYSDYREFTCPLCRKRTNLPIGGVKKLPDNFLVSSLGEVVARQRPSKFPFCDICKMVNRKHREASSKCLDCNKLLCKPCVELHKETKVTKSHSLFDVEIEKDIECKEHKEEVVRFYCEPCQACICVLCTFNEHKDHEITNFSDAVVKYKDSIQRLLESCKDRINVYDTQIDTLGRCDTLIKDAEQKIHDVAIAFIAEIRSKEKNLVEELHSLYGSEVMEYINRKVEMQSNLESLRNTCNLTELVLKGKDIELLLLKNQVQEKLSCLSEIELKELPNTVCKQILFTPGSIELGTIEDPDRPKPKVSMQPRRSLSAADYWREKSPTRAPPSSSTSTQTEKEDKSHKLREAAIQTDVEETPAPPGADDKSISTDKVETEEKAVNTRSRSLQSLTYQLQRNSKEGSPENNDAKIQHKVAGNLTDEKENEKERKYFV encoded by the coding sequence gAACCGCCGACGTCTTGAAGTTGGAAGTAGATATCACACAACTGCGATTGACATCAATGATATCATggctgccacaaccaccacaggaAATAAGTTAGCCCAGGAAATTCATGATGAATTTCTTACATGTAAGATCTGTCTGGAGGGCTTTAAAAACCCAAAATGTTTAGACTGCTTGCATACATTTTGTGAACAGTGTATTGAGAACCATGTTATGTCAGAATGCACGTATAAAAAATATAGTGACTATCGTGAATTCACATGTCCATTATGTCGGAAACGAACCAATCTTCCAATCGGTGGTGTGAAAAAACTTCCAGATAACTTTCTGGTCTCAAGTTTAGGAGAGGTGGTGGCACGACAAAGACCATCCAAGTTTCCATTCTGTGATATCTGTAAGATGGTAAATCGTAAACACAGAGAAGCATCATCAAAATGTTTAGACTGTAATAAGCTTCTCTGCAAACCATGCGTGGAATTGCATAAAGAAACGAAAGTCACCAAGTCTCACAGTCTTTTCGATGTGGAAATTGAAAAAGATATTGAATGCAAGGAACACAAGGAAGAAGTGGTTAGATTCTACTGTGAGCCATGCCAAGCTTGTATTTGTGTCCTCTGTACATTTAACGAACATAAGGACCATGAAATTACAAATTTCTCGGATGCTGTCGTTAAATATAAAGATAGTATACAacgtctcttggaatcttgcaaGGATCGTATTAATGTATATGATACTCAAATTGATACGCTTGGCAGATGTGACACTTTGATCAAAGATGCTGAACAAAAAATTCATGATGTAGCTATCGCTTTTATTGCTGAAATTCGATCTAAAGAGAAAAACTTGGTTGAAGAATTGCATTCATTGTATGGATCTGAGGTGATGGAATATATTAACAGAAAAGTGGAAATGCAATCAAATTTGGAAAGTCTGAGAAATACATGTAACTTGACAGAGTTAGTTCTGAAAGGGAAAGACATTGAACTGCTCCTGCTTAAAAATCAAGTGCAAGAAAAACTTTCATGTCTGTCGGAAATTGAGCTTAAGGAACTCCCTAATACAGTGTGCAAGCAAATTTTATTTACTCCGGGAAGTATAGAGCTGGGAACAATTGAAGATCCGGATCGGCCGAAACCAAAAGTATCGATGCAACCTCGTCGGTCTTTATCAGCGGCTGATTACTGGAGAGAAAAGTCCCCCACTAGAGCGCCGCCATCCTCTTCTACCTCGACGCAAACTGAAAAAGAAGACAAGAGCCATAAGCTGAGGGAAGCGGCAATACAGACGGATGTTGAGGAAACTCCAGCCCCACCTGGAGCCGATGATAAGTCCATCAGTACTGACAAAGTGGAGACTGAAGAGAAGGCTGTTAATACTCGATCCCGTAGTCTGCAGAGTTTAACCTATCAGCTTCAACGCAACTCCAAGGAAGGATCTCCGGAAAATAATG